One candidate division TA06 bacterium genomic region harbors:
- the scpB gene encoding SMC-Scp complex subunit ScpB: MDRTEAKRIIEALLFATDVPLPVSKIKSTLGEIDLKILRQLLHELKDEYERNGHSFSLVELAGGFQIYTKPEYSKWVGELFRGRRVSRLTAASLETLGIVAYKQPIIKADMESIRGVNVDGVTATLLERNLITAVGRDNRPGKPLLFGTTPEFLRYFGLSSLSDLPRIEELEEYLKARQAEKEKMDAEIDAELGLTRLSSYGTQEEVPFESPDNVLEDKAGPDKTEDPEEGKSASDLEGDSPEGGEEKEQL, encoded by the coding sequence ATGGACCGCACCGAAGCCAAGAGGATAATCGAAGCCCTGCTTTTTGCCACCGACGTCCCCCTGCCAGTCTCCAAGATCAAGTCCACCCTGGGCGAGATAGACCTCAAGATATTGCGGCAGTTGCTGCACGAGCTGAAGGATGAATATGAGAGGAACGGGCACAGTTTTTCCCTGGTGGAGCTGGCCGGGGGATTCCAGATATACACCAAACCGGAATATTCCAAATGGGTGGGCGAGCTTTTCCGGGGCCGGCGGGTGTCCCGGCTTACCGCGGCTTCCCTGGAGACCCTGGGGATAGTGGCCTACAAACAGCCCATCATCAAGGCCGATATGGAGAGCATCCGGGGGGTCAACGTGGACGGGGTGACGGCCACCCTGCTGGAGCGGAACTTGATTACCGCAGTAGGCCGCGATAACCGTCCCGGCAAGCCGCTGCTGTTTGGGACCACTCCGGAGTTTTTGCGCTATTTCGGCTTAAGCTCGCTGTCGGACCTGCCCCGGATCGAGGAACTGGAGGAATACCTCAAAGCCAGGCAGGCGGAAAAGGAAAAGATGGACGCCGAGATCGACGCCGAGCTTGGTTTAACGAGGCTTTCGAGCTACGGCACCCAGGAGGAGGTTCCCTTTGAATCTCCGGACAATGTTTTAGAGGATAAGGCGGGGCCGGATAAAACTGAAGATCCGGAGGAAGGAAAATCTGCTTCGGATTTGGAAGGTGATTCTCCGGAAGGCGGGGAAGAAAAAGAGCAGTTGTAA
- the dnaX gene encoding DNA polymerase III subunit gamma/tau — MSYLVLARKWRPQNFEQLIGQQHVTTTLRNAIRSKRIAHAYLFSGARGVGKTSAARVLAKALNCAEGPTETPCNQCTSCGEITGSRSIDVLEIDGASNRGIDEIRDLRENVKYTPTQGKYKIYIIDEVHMLTKEAFNALLKTLEEPPAHAIFIFATTEIHKVPITILSRCQRFDFRKAEVSVVVEYLKKMLPGEEVQASDDCLYLVAQKSEGSMRDAISLLDQLISYGGQKLTAEDARQVLGLVDEALFFKTVDLIRGKNQAGLLELVEQVSSGGYDLQEFALGLLAHFRKLMVIAAGQPDIALSDVPADARENYLKQAGGIQSRDLLRMVRILVETETTMKRSSQSRLVLEAACLRLSELDEMVKIEELINGLGGGLAPATNDQPIQNQTDGGPKAMSARSQEAPLLSVRQPSPAAYVATPVREESKAPPAVSNGDFEGLWRSLVSSIKNRNMLLGTCLEAARPVGISDGRLTISYGTNSKFFTDSLENKTNQQMLEEETVRLWGQRLKLACQVSQEPGQAVNGQPDRTDLKDETNRRKSQALGSPRIRDFLNQVEGEVL, encoded by the coding sequence ATGTCTTACCTTGTTTTAGCCCGCAAATGGCGGCCCCAGAATTTCGAGCAGCTGATTGGACAGCAGCATGTGACCACCACTTTGCGCAATGCCATCCGCTCCAAGCGCATCGCCCACGCCTACCTGTTCTCCGGCGCCCGGGGGGTGGGCAAGACCTCGGCCGCCAGGGTGCTGGCCAAGGCCTTGAATTGCGCCGAAGGCCCGACCGAGACCCCCTGCAACCAGTGTACCTCGTGTGGTGAGATCACCGGCTCCCGCAGCATCGACGTGCTGGAGATAGACGGCGCCTCCAACCGGGGCATCGACGAGATCCGCGATTTAAGGGAGAACGTCAAATACACGCCCACTCAGGGCAAATACAAGATCTACATCATAGACGAAGTCCACATGCTGACCAAGGAGGCCTTCAACGCGTTGCTGAAAACGCTGGAAGAGCCTCCGGCCCATGCTATCTTCATCTTTGCCACCACCGAGATTCATAAGGTGCCCATTACCATCCTGTCCCGCTGCCAGCGTTTTGATTTCCGCAAGGCGGAGGTTTCGGTGGTAGTGGAATACCTCAAGAAGATGCTGCCGGGCGAGGAGGTGCAGGCTTCAGACGACTGCCTGTACTTAGTGGCCCAGAAATCCGAGGGTTCGATGCGGGACGCCATCAGCCTGCTGGATCAGTTGATCTCCTACGGCGGCCAAAAGCTGACGGCCGAGGACGCCCGGCAGGTGCTGGGCCTGGTGGACGAAGCCCTGTTTTTTAAAACCGTGGACCTGATCCGGGGCAAGAACCAGGCCGGGCTGTTGGAATTGGTGGAACAGGTATCTTCGGGCGGATATGACTTGCAGGAGTTTGCCCTGGGTCTCTTGGCCCACTTCCGCAAACTGATGGTGATAGCGGCTGGCCAGCCCGACATTGCGCTGTCCGATGTCCCGGCCGATGCCAGAGAGAATTATCTGAAACAGGCCGGCGGCATCCAAAGCCGGGATCTGCTGAGGATGGTCAGGATCCTGGTGGAGACCGAGACCACCATGAAGCGGAGCAGCCAGTCAAGGCTGGTGCTGGAAGCGGCCTGCTTAAGGCTTTCGGAGCTGGATGAGATGGTAAAAATAGAAGAACTGATAAACGGACTGGGAGGGGGGCTGGCTCCGGCAACAAACGACCAACCAATCCAAAACCAAACCGATGGCGGTCCGAAGGCAATGTCCGCCAGAAGCCAGGAGGCGCCCTTGCTTTCAGTCCGGCAGCCCTCGCCTGCCGCCTATGTTGCAACACCAGTAAGGGAAGAGTCTAAGGCTCCTCCCGCTGTATCCAACGGCGATTTTGAAGGCCTGTGGCGCAGTCTGGTGTCCTCCATCAAGAACCGCAACATGCTGCTGGGGACCTGCCTGGAGGCGGCCCGGCCCGTGGGCATCAGCGACGGGCGGTTGACCATCAGCTACGGCACTAATTCCAAATTTTTCACCGATTCCCTGGAAAACAAGACCAACCAGCAGATGCTGGAGGAAGAGACGGTCCGTCTTTGGGGCCAGCGCCTTAAGCTGGCCTGCCAGGTATCCCAGGAACCGGGACAGGCAGTCAACGGCCAGCCGGATAGGACCGATCTAAAAGACGAAACCAACCGGCGCAAGAGCCAGGCTCTGGGCTCGCCCAGGATCAGGGACTTTTTGAACCAGGTGGAAGGCGAAGTACTATAA
- a CDS encoding ABC transporter ATP-binding protein, which produces MKLYLRLISRLKPYWKQFCLAVLCMWMLALFSGASLGMIAPFIKVLFSPAQEKLAATAPAVRSLDVNQLKDLAFWWLLKDGRLAGLIKLCWLILGVFFLKNIFMYLQRILTVYIEQKVTADLREKMYGHLHKLSLSYFHQHKVGNTVSRLTNDVGLLRGAITDGTISIIRQSSLILVYLGLAVIAAPKLALTALLVLPLSIGVISLIGRRLRRRGKRLQEKLGDVTAVLTETISGIKVVKTFAMEEHEKTKFSRYNRDYFRAVFRFETLAGLTPPLTEFLGAIAGVAIIWLARDQVAGPGAISPERFFVFLAGAFSMLQPLNGLSNVTPVVQQGLAAAERIFGLIDLEPEVKNLPNALPIGEFQDSIKFIDVSFSYKSRGHGGTGPADEDLVLRDVNLNIKRGEMLALVGPSGAGKSTLADLIPRFYDCTSGKIEIDGRDIKELESKSLRRLLGMVGQETILFHDTVFSNIAYGRPGASQAQVEEAARAANAHQFIAEMPDGYQTVLGERGLKISGGQRQRISIARAILKNPAILILDEATSALDTESELLVQQAINNLMNNRTAIVIAHRLSTIQRADRIIVLEDGRITETGKHSELLAKGGTYARLYNLQFKA; this is translated from the coding sequence ATGAAACTGTACTTAAGGCTGATATCACGCCTAAAACCATACTGGAAACAGTTCTGTTTGGCGGTGCTCTGCATGTGGATGCTGGCCCTGTTCTCCGGGGCTTCGCTGGGGATGATCGCCCCGTTCATCAAAGTGTTGTTCAGCCCGGCCCAGGAGAAACTGGCCGCGACCGCCCCCGCCGTCCGATCGCTGGATGTCAACCAGCTGAAAGACCTGGCATTTTGGTGGCTGTTGAAGGACGGCCGGCTGGCCGGGCTGATCAAGCTCTGCTGGCTGATATTGGGCGTATTTTTCCTGAAGAACATTTTCATGTACCTGCAAAGGATCCTGACCGTCTATATTGAGCAAAAGGTGACCGCCGACCTGCGGGAGAAAATGTACGGCCATCTGCACAAGCTTTCCCTGTCCTATTTCCACCAGCACAAGGTGGGGAACACGGTATCCCGGCTGACCAACGACGTGGGGCTGTTGCGGGGAGCCATCACCGACGGCACCATATCCATCATCCGCCAGAGCAGCCTGATCCTGGTTTACCTGGGCCTGGCGGTGATCGCGGCTCCCAAACTGGCGCTGACCGCATTGCTGGTGCTGCCTTTGAGCATCGGAGTCATTTCCCTGATCGGACGTCGCTTAAGGAGGCGGGGCAAACGGCTGCAGGAGAAACTGGGGGATGTGACCGCGGTTTTGACCGAAACCATCTCCGGCATCAAGGTGGTCAAGACCTTTGCCATGGAAGAGCATGAGAAAACAAAATTTTCCCGCTACAATCGGGATTATTTCCGGGCGGTGTTTCGGTTTGAGACCCTGGCCGGGCTGACCCCGCCTTTGACCGAGTTTTTGGGGGCCATCGCCGGAGTGGCGATAATCTGGCTGGCCAGGGACCAGGTGGCCGGGCCGGGAGCCATCAGCCCGGAAAGGTTCTTCGTCTTTCTGGCCGGAGCCTTTTCCATGTTACAGCCCTTGAACGGGCTGTCCAACGTTACTCCGGTGGTGCAGCAGGGGCTGGCCGCGGCCGAGCGCATCTTCGGCCTGATCGACCTGGAGCCCGAAGTCAAGAATCTGCCGAATGCCTTGCCCATAGGCGAATTCCAGGATTCGATCAAATTTATTGATGTCTCATTCAGCTATAAGAGCCGGGGCCATGGCGGGACAGGTCCAGCGGACGAAGACCTGGTGCTGCGGGACGTCAACCTGAATATCAAACGGGGCGAGATGCTGGCTTTGGTCGGCCCTTCCGGCGCCGGCAAGTCCACCCTGGCCGACCTGATCCCCAGATTTTACGACTGCACCAGCGGCAAAATAGAAATCGACGGAAGGGACATCAAGGAACTGGAATCCAAGTCGCTGCGAAGGCTGCTGGGGATGGTGGGCCAGGAGACCATCCTGTTCCATGACACCGTGTTCAGCAACATCGCCTACGGCCGTCCCGGGGCCTCCCAGGCCCAGGTGGAGGAGGCGGCCAGGGCGGCCAACGCCCACCAGTTCATTGCCGAGATGCCGGACGGCTACCAGACCGTGCTGGGCGAGCGGGGCTTGAAGATCTCGGGCGGCCAGCGCCAGCGAATCTCCATCGCCCGGGCCATCCTCAAAAACCCGGCCATCCTAATCCTGGACGAGGCTACCTCGGCCCTGGACACCGAATCCGAGCTTTTGGTGCAACAGGCCATCAATAATCTGATGAACAACCGCACCGCCATAGTCATCGCTCACCGGTTGTCCACCATTCAGCGGGCCGACCGGATTATAGTCCTTGAGGACGGCCGGATCACCGAGACAGGAAAGCATTCCGAACTCTTGGCCAAAGGCGGGACTTACGCCAGGCTGTATAACCTGCAGTTCAAGGCTTGA
- a CDS encoding class I SAM-dependent methyltransferase, with translation MNKLDIVTFWDKCFARTPADKEYLGMVKFTSTIARLREYKASKVLDVGCGYGNWAIALAKAGFEVTAVDISSEVIRIVDDRAKQEGVNITTIICPAQNIKLPKAPYDAVICNSVLDHMRLSDATRTIQHIKNALKPGGIAFISFDGFEQADPGSYSVLKDGTRLYRKGRFSGMLWRYFTNNEIIDFCKDTKIVDFFVKSNGKRNVWFVKK, from the coding sequence ATGAACAAACTTGACATCGTAACTTTCTGGGACAAATGCTTCGCCCGGACGCCTGCTGATAAAGAGTACCTTGGGATGGTGAAATTTACATCCACCATAGCGCGTTTGAGGGAATACAAGGCGTCAAAGGTTCTTGACGTGGGGTGTGGTTACGGCAATTGGGCCATCGCCTTGGCAAAGGCCGGGTTCGAGGTAACTGCCGTTGATATATCCTCGGAAGTCATACGGATAGTTGATGACCGGGCAAAACAGGAGGGAGTCAACATTACGACGATCATATGTCCGGCGCAGAATATAAAATTACCGAAAGCGCCCTATGATGCCGTCATCTGTAATTCCGTTTTAGATCATATGCGTTTATCGGATGCAACAAGAACAATTCAACATATCAAGAATGCCCTGAAACCAGGCGGTATCGCGTTCATCTCTTTTGACGGGTTTGAACAGGCGGATCCCGGCAGTTATTCGGTACTAAAAGACGGAACCCGGTTATACAGGAAAGGCAGATTTTCGGGAATGCTGTGGCGGTATTTCACGAACAATGAGATAATAGATTTCTGTAAGGATACTAAAATAGTGGATTTTTTTGTAAAAAGCAACGGTAAAAGAAATGTTTGGTTTGTGAAAAAGTAA
- a CDS encoding HlyC/CorC family transporter, which produces MIQIRKLLKKLKLKKPDKLTIQELQLLLAKAVAQNALTRDEGHMMQRILSLSQTPLWEVMIPLPQASSIEASAKVDQIIDLCLKSGHSRFPVYEKTPDNIIGIIHVKEVLRLWRKKSGDLRAVEFIRLPVFLPQTIKVSQALSEFRRKKISIALAIDEYGAPAGLITSEDLTAEIVGQMQDELDREYQYLIPLGGRSFSVDARMPLDKFAGQFKVHTESKAHSLAGFLFEELQRIPLPGESFKLQGLEFTVTQGAASKIYKLKVSPGKKY; this is translated from the coding sequence ATGATTCAGATAAGAAAACTGCTAAAAAAACTAAAACTAAAAAAGCCCGATAAGCTGACCATCCAGGAACTACAGCTGTTGCTGGCCAAAGCCGTGGCCCAGAACGCGCTGACCCGGGATGAAGGGCATATGATGCAACGGATATTGTCGCTGTCCCAGACCCCGCTGTGGGAGGTGATGATACCGCTGCCCCAGGCCTCATCCATCGAAGCCTCGGCCAAGGTGGACCAGATAATCGATCTCTGCCTGAAATCCGGCCATTCCCGCTTCCCGGTCTACGAGAAAACCCCGGACAACATCATCGGGATCATCCACGTCAAGGAGGTCTTGCGGCTGTGGCGCAAAAAATCCGGCGACTTACGGGCGGTGGAATTCATCCGGCTGCCGGTGTTCCTGCCCCAGACCATCAAGGTTTCCCAGGCCCTGTCCGAATTCCGGAGGAAAAAGATTTCCATCGCCCTGGCCATCGATGAATACGGCGCTCCCGCCGGCTTGATCACCAGCGAGGATTTGACCGCGGAGATCGTGGGGCAAATGCAGGACGAACTGGACCGGGAATATCAGTATCTAATCCCCCTGGGCGGCCGCTCATTTTCGGTGGATGCCCGGATGCCTCTGGATAAATTTGCCGGACAGTTTAAAGTACACACCGAATCCAAGGCCCACAGCCTGGCCGGGTTCCTGTTTGAAGAACTGCAGCGCATCCCGCTGCCCGGCGAAAGTTTTAAGCTTCAGGGGCTGGAATTCACCGTTACCCAGGGCGCGGCCAGCAAAATATATAAATTAAAAGTGTCCCCCGGTAAAAAATACTAA
- a CDS encoding YbaB/EbfC family nucleoid-associated protein: protein MGDILKQAQMMQSKMESIQKELGNKRVETSVGGGMVKIAADGQQNILDIKISLEIVEPEEAGMLQDLLLAGVQEAIKRSRELAAKEMSALTGGMNLPGVGALPPRHQGKIN, encoded by the coding sequence ATGGGGGATATTTTAAAGCAGGCCCAGATGATGCAGTCAAAGATGGAAAGCATTCAAAAAGAACTGGGCAACAAACGGGTGGAGACCTCGGTGGGCGGCGGCATGGTCAAAATTGCGGCCGACGGTCAACAGAATATTTTGGACATCAAGATATCTCTGGAGATCGTCGAACCCGAGGAAGCCGGAATGCTTCAGGACTTGTTATTGGCCGGGGTGCAGGAGGCCATTAAGCGATCCCGGGAGCTGGCGGCCAAAGAGATGTCGGCTCTGACCGGCGGGATGAACCTGCCGGGGGTTGGAGCATTGCCACCAAGACACCAAGGCAAAATAAATTGA
- a CDS encoding DUF502 domain-containing protein — protein sequence MEFIKKQDSAGRPVKKYFLTGLVVMLPILLTAYLLWLLFSWSGQIFGQLLVYVPYLQDIPQMVRLVLGFVLLVLVIYAMGFLASHLIGRRLLDIWDDFISRVPLARLVYGTTKQFTDNFFSNRFAFRQVVAVEYPRPGAFALGFLTSEKTWEMDDGSVVHTVYLPNTPNPTGGRIMLVPPRRLLRVQMSVEEALKLIVSGGMVSPQNLTIANSLDKPDDSDKKTAKKTKTKKAR from the coding sequence ATGGAATTCATAAAAAAACAGGACTCCGCCGGGAGGCCGGTTAAAAAGTATTTTTTGACCGGTTTGGTGGTGATGCTGCCCATACTGCTAACCGCCTACCTTCTATGGCTGTTGTTCAGCTGGAGCGGACAGATCTTCGGCCAGCTTTTGGTCTATGTCCCCTATCTGCAGGATATCCCCCAAATGGTCAGGCTGGTGCTGGGATTTGTGCTGCTAGTGCTGGTCATCTATGCGATGGGTTTCCTGGCCTCGCACCTGATCGGCCGGCGGCTGCTGGATATCTGGGACGACTTCATCTCCAGGGTGCCCCTGGCCCGGCTGGTTTACGGCACCACCAAGCAGTTCACCGATAATTTCTTCAGCAACCGTTTCGCCTTCCGCCAGGTGGTGGCGGTGGAGTATCCCCGCCCCGGCGCTTTCGCCCTGGGATTCCTGACCTCCGAAAAGACTTGGGAAATGGACGATGGATCGGTGGTCCATACCGTTTACCTGCCCAACACCCCCAACCCCACCGGCGGCCGGATCATGTTGGTGCCGCCCCGGCGGCTGTTGAGAGTTCAGATGTCGGTGGAGGAGGCCCTAAAACTGATCGTCTCCGGCGGAATGGTCTCTCCCCAAAATTTAACCATCGCCAACTCATTGGACAAACCTGATGATTCAGATAAGAAAACTGCTAAAAAAACTAAAACTAAAAAAGCCCGATAA
- a CDS encoding exo-alpha-sialidase produces the protein MKKGLILYLGVVLVFTLTAEARKTDPRTNLVTKEGETTVIKASGAKLPGVGTIVSTTGYGDAWRATAGMTGKSIIVDSTGTNIGIGFGKAASPCNLVFSYSNDFGANWGTQTIADSMNTRCYNGLALDNSGRPYIVWQDRNTNTIFWSRDEGGIGGGLWTPPDTLSSDSVAWYLPTMAIRDSILIISALAHAVAGGDYSTYYALSYDLGATWVYSGWDKFCDNEISGLGWDVDPVDWLISGSGDTVVAFLEVVGDTVSYVAESGYAGFFPAYKVSVDSGRTFGPMQMFNPYPQYWYGGWWYMYDGAWINDRPYFLFTWQDGTWNGQGLFVYFPTTAGDFSAWTVKRISGIPGNLAGVTPGDLNGGGVNFPTLSSDAAGNIYAIYNDYGKTTNNDEIFGVASVDSGKTWLNPVQLTNEA, from the coding sequence ATGAAAAAAGGTTTGATACTTTACCTGGGTGTGGTGTTGGTTTTCACTCTGACGGCCGAGGCCAGGAAAACCGATCCCAGGACCAACCTGGTCACCAAGGAAGGTGAAACCACGGTAATCAAAGCCTCCGGCGCCAAGCTTCCCGGGGTGGGCACTATTGTCAGCACCACAGGTTATGGCGATGCCTGGCGGGCTACTGCCGGCATGACCGGCAAAAGCATAATAGTTGATTCCACAGGGACCAACATCGGCATAGGGTTCGGCAAGGCCGCCAGCCCCTGCAACCTGGTGTTCAGCTATTCCAACGACTTTGGCGCCAACTGGGGAACCCAGACCATCGCCGACAGCATGAATACCAGATGCTACAACGGCCTGGCTCTGGATAATTCCGGCCGGCCTTACATAGTATGGCAGGACCGGAACACCAACACCATATTCTGGTCCAGGGACGAGGGCGGGATCGGGGGCGGACTGTGGACCCCTCCGGACACACTGTCCAGTGACTCCGTGGCCTGGTATCTTCCCACCATGGCGATCAGGGACAGCATTTTGATCATTTCGGCCCTTGCCCACGCCGTAGCGGGCGGCGACTATTCGACCTATTATGCTCTTTCCTATGATCTGGGTGCCACCTGGGTTTACAGCGGCTGGGATAAATTCTGCGACAACGAGATCTCCGGGCTGGGCTGGGATGTGGACCCGGTCGACTGGCTGATCTCGGGCAGCGGCGACACCGTGGTGGCCTTCCTGGAAGTGGTCGGCGACACCGTTAGTTATGTGGCCGAAAGCGGCTACGCCGGCTTCTTTCCGGCCTATAAAGTATCGGTGGACAGCGGCCGGACATTCGGCCCCATGCAGATGTTCAATCCCTATCCGCAGTACTGGTACGGCGGCTGGTGGTACATGTACGACGGGGCCTGGATCAACGACCGGCCGTACTTTTTGTTCACCTGGCAGGACGGCACCTGGAACGGCCAGGGCTTGTTCGTCTACTTCCCGACCACGGCCGGCGACTTCAGCGCCTGGACCGTCAAGCGTATCTCCGGCATCCCCGGCAACCTGGCCGGCGTTACCCCTGGCGACTTGAACGGCGGCGGCGTCAACTTTCCGACCTTGAGTTCCGATGCGGCCGGCAACATCTACGCCATCTATAACGACTATGGCAAGACTACCAACAATGACGAGATCTTCGGGGTGGCCTCCGTTGACAGCGGGAAAACCTGGCTGAACCCGGTGCAGCTGACCAACGAAGCG
- a CDS encoding glycosyltransferase family 9 protein, with the protein MRYKPAEKIFKKAMIGLFSAFLPDVLYSPDQVKLDSVKSILVIRQHDQLGDLILTTPVYRALRQRFPQARITAMARYYTHPVLHNNPNIDRVLVYPEKLKLATPKRLFQLLKGLRQSYDLCIVLNTVSHSLSSDVLGLLSGARYRLGTSELPFYDFRPNLFYNILSAPPTFPLHETKRSLLITERLGITTDDLSEEVCLTPEEQEQGRKLLWDRHLIPEKTIGLNLGAYNMPNRWPYRKYAALADWLASEFGFQIAVFWGPRENNLGERFLGAVNVKVTALPGLDVRQLAGVLRQLRLVVCNNTGIMHLSAAVGAPTFAIFGQNDPELWRPLNKNFYGVRGLDKTCASAELEVVQSGIKRMLDRMDSIT; encoded by the coding sequence ATGCGGTACAAACCAGCGGAGAAAATATTCAAGAAGGCCATGATCGGCCTGTTTTCGGCGTTTTTACCCGACGTGCTTTATTCCCCGGACCAGGTAAAATTGGATTCGGTGAAAAGTATTTTGGTGATCCGCCAGCACGACCAGCTGGGCGACCTGATACTGACCACTCCGGTGTACCGGGCCTTAAGGCAAAGATTTCCTCAAGCTAGAATAACCGCTATGGCCCGCTATTACACCCACCCCGTTCTGCATAACAATCCTAATATTGACCGGGTGCTGGTCTATCCGGAAAAGCTGAAATTAGCCACGCCTAAAAGGCTGTTCCAACTGCTAAAAGGCCTGCGGCAGTCCTATGACCTGTGCATAGTCCTGAACACAGTCTCACATTCTTTATCCAGCGATGTGTTAGGCCTGTTGTCCGGCGCCCGTTACCGGCTGGGGACATCGGAACTGCCGTTCTATGATTTCCGGCCCAACTTGTTTTACAATATCCTTTCCGCCCCGCCAACTTTCCCGTTGCACGAGACCAAAAGGAGCCTGCTGATCACCGAAAGGCTGGGAATCACAACCGATGATCTATCGGAAGAGGTCTGCCTTACCCCGGAGGAACAGGAGCAGGGCAGGAAGCTGCTGTGGGACCGCCACCTGATCCCGGAGAAGACCATCGGCCTCAATCTGGGCGCCTACAATATGCCGAACCGGTGGCCTTACCGGAAATACGCGGCCCTGGCTGACTGGCTGGCCAGCGAGTTCGGCTTCCAGATCGCCGTCTTCTGGGGGCCGCGTGAGAACAACCTGGGCGAGCGGTTCCTGGGGGCGGTCAACGTCAAGGTGACCGCCCTGCCCGGCCTGGACGTGCGGCAGTTGGCCGGAGTCCTCAGGCAACTACGGCTGGTGGTGTGCAATAACACCGGCATCATGCACCTTTCGGCTGCGGTGGGCGCCCCCACTTTCGCGATCTTTGGCCAGAACGATCCCGAGTTATGGCGGCCATTGAACAAAAATTTCTACGGCGTCCGGGGGTTGGACAAAACCTGCGCCTCGGCCGAGCTGGAGGTGGTGCAGTCGGGGATCAAGAGGATGCTGGACCGGATGGATTCCATCACCTAG
- the recR gene encoding recombination protein RecR: MNYGSEILNRTVDELMKLPGIGRKTAQRLAFYLLKSSPDDAEALAHAIIELKQKVRFCKQCFNASEQDLCNLCRDPGRDDSVFCVVEEVNDLLALEKTADFKGRYHVLQGHLSPLDGIGPDDLRVRELMERLEKIDVKEIIMATNPNAEGEATALYLMKLIKPMGIKITRIARGLPVGSDLEFSDEVTLSRALQGRQEM, translated from the coding sequence ATGAATTACGGATCTGAAATACTCAACCGGACCGTGGACGAACTGATGAAACTGCCGGGCATCGGGCGCAAAACCGCCCAGCGTCTGGCTTTTTATCTGTTGAAATCGTCTCCGGACGATGCCGAGGCCCTGGCCCACGCCATCATCGAGCTCAAGCAAAAAGTGCGGTTCTGCAAACAGTGCTTTAACGCCTCGGAGCAGGATCTCTGCAACCTCTGTCGGGACCCGGGCCGGGACGACTCGGTGTTCTGCGTGGTAGAAGAGGTCAACGACCTTTTAGCCCTGGAGAAGACGGCAGACTTCAAAGGCCGGTACCACGTGTTGCAGGGGCATCTTTCTCCGCTGGACGGGATCGGGCCGGACGACTTAAGGGTGCGGGAGCTGATGGAGCGGCTGGAAAAAATAGACGTCAAAGAGATCATCATGGCCACCAACCCCAACGCCGAGGGCGAGGCTACCGCTCTTTATTTGATGAAACTGATAAAACCGATGGGCATTAAGATCACCCGCATTGCCCGGGGCCTGCCGGTGGGCAGCGACCTGGAGTTCTCGGACGAGGTTACTTTAAGCCGGGCTCTGCAAGGCCGCCAGGAGATGTGA
- the rpsT gene encoding 30S ribosomal protein S20 gives MNSAVKRARQAIKRRTARMAVKSKLRGTIKKAAMVKTGEQLPLAHSQIDKAAQKGVLHKNTAARMKSRLAKAVKKA, from the coding sequence ATAAATTCGGCGGTAAAACGGGCCCGTCAGGCTATCAAACGAAGAACCGCCAGAATGGCGGTAAAAAGCAAGCTGCGGGGCACCATTAAAAAGGCCGCAATGGTTAAAACCGGAGAACAATTGCCTCTGGCTCATTCCCAGATAGACAAAGCCGCCCAAAAAGGCGTGCTTCATAAAAACACCGCCGCCCGGATGAAATCCCGTTTGGCCAAGGCCGTTAAAAAAGCATAA